One region of Paralichthys olivaceus isolate ysfri-2021 chromosome 12, ASM2471397v2, whole genome shotgun sequence genomic DNA includes:
- the dmac2l gene encoding ATP synthase subunit s, mitochondrial — MRLLSRAVQAAVSQRERSRRHFWGWLNAVFNKVDYERIKSIGPDRAAAEWLLRCGAKVRFQGFDRWHHDYNGLPTGPLDRYKIQAIDATESCIMYRGFDHLDGLKHVEEIKFKKCIYLEDTCLERLSSIETLQESMYTMEVVSCGNVTDKGVVALHKLKNLEYLFLSDLPGIKDKQTTADRLQTALPRLDLALDLD; from the exons ATGAGGCTCTTATCGAGGGCGGTGCAGGCTGCAGTGAGTCAGAGGGAGCGGAGCCGCAGACACTTCTGGGGTTGGCTCAATGCAGTTTTCAACAA GGTGGACTATGAGAGGATCAAATCTATCGGTCCGGAccgagctgcagcagagtggcTGCTGAGGTGTGGAGCCAAAGTGAGGTTCCAAGGTTTCGATCGGTGGCATCACGACTACAACGGACTTCCAACCGGACCTCTGGACAGATACAAGATCCAGGCCATTGATGCCACTGAATCATGCATCATGTACAGGGGCTTCGACCACCTGG ATGGTTTGAAACATGTGGAGGAAATAAAGTTCAAAAAGTGCATCTACCTAGAAGATACCTGTCTGGAGAGGCTGAGCTCCATCGAGACTCTGCAGGAGAGTATGTACACAATGGAGGTGGTGTCGTGTGGGAATGTGACCGATAAGGGCGTCGTTGCGCTTCACAAACTCAA GAATCTGGAGTATCTGTTTCTCAGCGATCTGCCGGgaatcaaagacaaacagacgacAGCAGACCGACTGCAGACAGCACTCCCACGTCTGGATTTAGCGCTGGACCTGGACTGA
- the cdkl1 gene encoding cyclin-dependent kinase-like 1: MEKYEKIGKIGEGSYGVVFKCRNKDTGQIVAIKKFVESEDDPIIRKIALREIRMLKQLKHANLVNLIEVFRRKRKLHLVFEYCDHTVLNELDRHPRGVPEHLVKSITWQTLQAVNFCHKQNCIHRDVKPENILITKHQVIKLCDFGFARILTGPCDYYTDYVATRWYRAPELLVGDTQYGAPVDVWAIGCVFAELMSGIPLWPGKSDMDQLYLIRKTLGDLIPRHQQVFSNNQFFSGVSIPEPQEMEPLEQKYPNLSHQALSLMKGCLRMDPSERLTCEQLLLHPYFDNLRGKSQISSREQDRSSNKRTRFPRKQLPPGYLPQLTGSSIFPALDNKKYYNNLRRFNYHLPNI, encoded by the exons ATGGAGAAGTACGAGAAGATCGGAAAGATCGGAGAAGGCTCCTACGGCGTCGTCTTCAAGTGCAGAAACAAAGACACGGGGCAGATCGTCGCCATCAAGAAGTTCGTGGAGTCGGAGGACGATCCCATCATCAGAAAGATCGCACTGAGGGAGATCAGGATGCTCAag caACTGAAACACGCCAACCTGGTCAACCTGATCGAGGTTTTTCGTCGTAAGCGGAAGCTTCACCTGGTTTTCGAGTACTGCGATCACACGGTCCTCAACGAGCTCGACCGCCATCCCAGAGG AGTTCCCGAGCACCTTGTGAAGAGCATCACCTGGCAGACGCTTCAGGCTGTAAACTTCTgccacaaacaaaat tgcatCCACAGAGACGTGAAACCCGAGAACATCCTCATCACCAAACATCAGGTCATCAAACTCTGTGACTTTGGCTTTGCCAGGATTCTCA CTGGTCCATGTGACTACTACACAGACTACGTGGCGACTCGTTGGTATCGGGCCCCTGAGCTGCTGGTGGGGGACACTCAGTACGGGGCCCCCGTGGACGTGTGGGCGATCGGCTGCGTGTTCGCCGAGCTGATGTCGGGGATCCCTCTGTGGCCTGGGAAGTCCGACATGGACCAACTGTACCTGATCAGAAAGACGCTCG GAGATCTGATCCCTCGACATCAGCAGGTTTTCAGCAACAACCAGTTCTTCAGCGGAGTTTCAATCCCAGAGCCACAAGAGATG GAACCTTTGGAGCAGAAATATCCGAACCTCTCACATCAGGCTCTGAGTCTCATGAAG GGTTGTCTGAGGATGGACCCGTCCGAGCGTCTGACCTGTGAGCAGCTCCTCCTGCATCCGTACTTCGACAACCTGCGAGGAAAAAGCCAGATCTCGTCTCGTGAGCAGGATCGTTCCAGCAACAAGAGGACGCGCTTCCCTCGCAAACAGCTTCCCCCCGGG TATTTGCCGCAGCTGACCGGCAGCAGCATCTTCCCAGCGCTGGACAACAAGAAGTACTACAACAACCTGCGCAGGTTCAACTATCACCTCCCCAACATCTAA